A genomic window from Montipora capricornis isolate CH-2021 chromosome 8, ASM3666992v2, whole genome shotgun sequence includes:
- the LOC138014636 gene encoding E3 ubiquitin-protein ligase TRIM71-like, whose product MASVEVEKLSEHLLKCPICLETYTAPKVLPCLHTFCQHCLQGLIHSGENIIICPTCRCDVSVPKDGVGALSTNFFINNMLDFLSVAKSNSNPVVCTNCEESNRASSRCIECMEFLCPQCVAAHRRTRLTKEHEVIALNDLQAQKEVQEKLHRPLLCAVHERDVLKYFCETCDQPVCRECLIIEHREHHYGYLKDVDKKHRSEVGVLVMNTKKRIGPLKEAIEKVAETRQRLDCKLEEVRQEVNQNCKRCREFIQEREDEILTHVNNIYRMKSKTLEIQLDELEMMLGNLNSSIDFTENLLRHGNEAEVMLVKKQMTQRLQDLNSQKLEFLPLEDDLIDYIFSTDDFRKAVAHIGEVKVYHAYPPYCFATGVGIHRAKAGVEAVFLVTSKDRMNEIYSGNGEPIKVEIEPPEGDPVPTHLIDNEDGTYTVSYQPIVRGSHQIKVTMRNININGSPFTVNVTGRMDFAKVGKVMACFGCEGTGGGEFNLPWDVAIDEENHHLIVTDCNNHRVQVFDFEGTFIFKFGSEGIEKGQFRNPKGVSRAANGHIMVADFNNHRVQVFNEDGRFIRMFGSFGLERPGHMNHPCGVECTAGELVIVSEQDNHRVQLFNMNGDPVRQFGSQGFSKGQFIYPHHVCLNQRGRIMVADCVNDRVQVFDMEGNCLSDFGKEGSQNGLFDGPEGVACDDEDNILVCDYHNHRIQVFNSNGEFVSTFGVFGEDEGCFKNPCGIAITKEGNIIVVDSGNNRIQVF is encoded by the exons ATGGCCTCAGTCGAGGTAGAAAAACTCTCGGAACATCTTTTAAAATGTCCAATTTGCCTGGAAACATACACGGCTCCCAAAGTTCTTCCTTGCTTGCACACTTTTTGCCAGCACTGTCTTCAAGGACTTATCCACAGTGGAGAGAACATCATTATTTGTCCGACATGTCGTTGCGACGTTTCCGTCCCTAAAGATGGCGTCGGGGCCTTGTCCACAAACTTCTTCATCAACAACATGTTAGACTTCCTATCCGTTGCAAAGAGCAATTCCAATCCCGTTGTATGCACTAACTGCGAGGAAAGCAACCGTGCGAGCTCGAGATGTATCGAGTGCATGGAGTTCTTGTGCCCCCAGTGTGTTGCAGCGCATCGACGAACGCGCTTGACTAAAGAACATGAAGTGATCGCTTTGAACGACTTGCAAGCGCAAAAGGAAGTGCAGGAAAAACTCCACCGTCCGCTTCTCTGCGCTGTTCACGAGCGTGATGTGTTGAAATATTTCTGCGAGACCTGTGACCAGCCCGTTTGTCGTGAATGCCTGATAATTGAGCACAGAGAACACCATTATGGATATTTGAAGGATGTGGATAAAAAGCATCGTTCAGAG GTGGGAGTCTTGGTCATGAACACAAAGAAAAGAATTGGACCGCTAAAGGAGGCCATTGAAAAAGTCGCCGAGACGAGACAACGGCTCGACTGTAAGCTGGAAGAAGTACGACAAGAGGTGAATCAAAACTGCAAGCGATGCAGGGAATTTATCCAAGAACGCGAAGATGAGATCCTCACCCATGTCAACAATATCTACcgcatgaaatccaaaacgctGGAAATACAACTCGATGAGCTTGAGATGATGTTAGGGAATTTGAACAGCAGCATCGATTTTACGGAGAATTTGCTTCGCCATGGAAACGAAGCCGAAGTTATGCTCgtgaaaaaacaaatgacaCAACGCTTGCAGGACTTAAACAGCCAGAAATTAGAGTTTTTGCCGCTGGAAGACGACCTCATTGATTACATTTTTTCCACAGACGATTTCAGAAAAGCTGTTGCCCACATCGGTGAGGTGAAAGTTTATCATGCTTACCCGCCATATTGTTTTGCTACTGGTGTTGGAATCCACCGCGCCAAAGCGGGAGTGGAGGCGGTGTTTCTTGTCACTTCGAAAGACCGAATGAACGAAATTTACAGCGGCAATGGCGAGCCAATCAAGGTGGAGATCGAGCCACCCGAGGGAGATCCCGTTCCAA CTCACCTAATAGACAACGAAGACGGTACCTACACAGTGTCCTATCAGCCAATTGTACGAGGAAGTCATCAAATTAAAGTTACTATGAGAAATATTAACATCAATGGAAGCCCTTTCACTGTCAATGTGACTGGCAGAATGGACTTTGCCAAGGTTGGAAAAGTCATGGCTTGCTTTGGATGTGAGGGGACTGGAGGAG GAGAGTTTAACTTGCCATGGGATGTGGCCATTGATGAAGAAAACCACCACTTGATTGTCACCGACTGCAACAATCACCGAGTACAGGTGTTTGACTTCGAAGGAACGTTTATCTTCAAATTTGGCAGTGAGGGGATCGAGAAAGGTCAGTTTAGAAACCCCAAGGGTGTCTCTCGCGCCGCTAATGGGCACATAATGGTCGCAGACTTCAACAACCACCGCGTTCAAGTTTTCAACGAAGACGGTCGCTTCATAAGAATGTTTGGTAGTTTTGGGCTCGAGAGACCTGGCCATATGaatcacccgtgtggtgtggaGTGCACCGCTGGAGAACTGGTGATAGTATCGGAGCAAGACAACCACCGGGTGCAGTTGTTCAATATGAACGGGGATCCTGTACGGCAGTTTGGTTCCCAGGGGTTTTCGAAAGGACAGTTTATATACCCGCATCATGTGTGCCTCAACCAGCGGGGAAGGATTATGGTGGCCGACTGTGTGAATGACCGAGTACAAGTGTTTGATATGGAAGGAAATTGTTTGTCAGACTTTGGAAAGGAAG GATCCCAAAATGGATTGTTCGATGGTCCAGAGGGTGTGGCATGTGATGATGAGGACAACATTCTGGTCTGTGACTATCATAATCACAGGATCCAGGTTT